In one Corallococcus sp. EGB genomic region, the following are encoded:
- a CDS encoding DUF72 domain-containing protein, with translation MSATRRPAQFDLFTGALEEPPASSRRRSQPVGPAAPSDSLRMLGGQLPQGVYLGTSSWTFPGWSGLVYDHEASTTQLAREGLAAYAHHPVLRTVGIDRTFYAPVQATTFAEYAQQVPEGFRFLVKAHEACTLARFPVHERYGAHRGQVNDRFLQAAYAADHVVAPFLEGLGDKAGPLVFQFPPQDPAALGGAGRFVERLHAFFSALPRGPLYAVEVRNEELLTEAFAQALADTGVSPVLAVWAHMPPVARQAKLTRAFEARAVVVRWMLPPNLGYEEAYARYAPFNRLVDEDAGTRDVLARVCMAAVRRERPVFVTINNKAEGSAPLSAVRLAERVVSYKEESGQRSAAHAT, from the coding sequence ATGAGCGCCACGCGACGACCCGCGCAGTTCGACCTCTTCACCGGAGCGCTGGAGGAGCCACCGGCATCGTCGCGGCGCCGGAGCCAGCCGGTAGGGCCGGCCGCGCCATCCGACAGCCTGCGCATGCTCGGCGGCCAGCTGCCTCAAGGCGTGTACCTGGGCACGTCGTCGTGGACCTTCCCGGGCTGGAGCGGGCTCGTCTACGACCACGAGGCCAGCACCACCCAACTGGCGCGCGAGGGTCTGGCCGCCTACGCGCACCACCCGGTGCTGCGCACGGTGGGCATCGACCGGACCTTCTACGCACCGGTGCAGGCCACCACCTTCGCTGAGTATGCCCAGCAAGTGCCGGAGGGCTTCCGCTTCCTGGTGAAGGCGCACGAGGCCTGTACGCTCGCGCGCTTCCCCGTGCACGAGCGCTACGGCGCGCACCGGGGGCAGGTGAACGACCGCTTCCTCCAGGCGGCCTACGCCGCGGATCACGTGGTGGCGCCGTTCCTGGAAGGGTTGGGCGACAAGGCCGGCCCGCTGGTCTTCCAGTTCCCGCCGCAGGACCCGGCGGCGTTGGGAGGCGCCGGCCGCTTCGTGGAGCGGCTGCACGCGTTCTTCTCCGCGCTGCCCCGGGGCCCGCTGTACGCGGTGGAGGTGCGCAACGAGGAGCTGCTCACGGAGGCGTTCGCCCAGGCGCTCGCGGACACGGGCGTGAGCCCGGTGCTCGCGGTGTGGGCCCACATGCCGCCCGTCGCGCGGCAGGCGAAGCTCACGCGCGCCTTCGAGGCCCGCGCGGTGGTGGTGCGCTGGATGCTCCCTCCGAACCTGGGCTACGAGGAGGCCTACGCCCGCTACGCGCCCTTCAACCGGCTGGTGGACGAGGACGCGGGCACCCGCGACGTGCTGGCCCGCGTGTGCATGGCGGCCGTGCGACGGGAGCGTCCCGTCTTCGTCACCATCAACAACAAGGCGGAAGGAAGCGCCCCCCTGTCCGCCGTCCGGCTCGCTGAACGCGTCGTGTCATACAAAGAGGAGAGCGGCCAACGAAGCGCTGCGCACGCAACATGA